From one Odontesthes bonariensis isolate fOdoBon6 chromosome 14, fOdoBon6.hap1, whole genome shotgun sequence genomic stretch:
- the lrrcc1 gene encoding leucine-rich repeat and coiled-coil domain-containing protein 1, with the protein MGEKELSLIDRNVSSLLDIPLTPTVASLNLHCNHIPRIEGLTSAWHLRHLDLSSNRISKIEGLSSLTSLRTLNLSGNLIAKVEGLNGLVNLTKLNLSYNQINNLTGLLYLHGTEYMLKHLSLHGNHLDSIDHLLQCLLGLQGLRDVTLSQDGGDNPVCGSPGYWEIVMESLPQISVLDGLDRLRHPSSPGISSFCDIPGLEDYVDFLLSSDTSHNEAVKGVVTTPRIDRVLTQFRQQIAFEAVTDPAAQPVTQPASQSSQPVGATEAVPTHAINEERVRKLEHQVSQLIQQALARKRVSMHSEMKFHKAKRDTDRTSESECDSGKENRRRTRLPKCHNIVASSTATQESKSTRSDSDQENHKLRTTKSAVGLRRKSGGAGAVQAAVQTRKGPLRAAKTTGEVKSIQEEETYRTIVEERDQERERRWKAEQAARKLTEELKGLQTRVSEEQDLQSLALHTTDRLKELLLKERSGRCEVQARVEELEGRCRSLTQQLEQTRSGEEQHKTALRRLEESISHGDALRARQQAEEMKRYQELENKAAALRRELEIQRASVRQHKDKLQQLHELLASREQEHRKQLELRLQPGGADFCEAVAKEVSSVEQRHSQREAELQEKLSEGRKQYAALEDEFRMALTIEAARFSEVKEACDHMTAELMELKGTLTQSQQREKKSGSLVQELTSMVKEQKSRISELIKAKKDAVTDLKSRLHSLEAEVERDRRLDLQLEMHKKEKARLYSQLTAQESVIDGLRAERRIWGQELAQQGASLAQDRGRLEARIEVLTAELEAQRKRNERDHDALKIKAKIMDDQTETIRKLKESLQERDDQIRKLREEAVQAQKKFQQQLEEETAQQAEMKEQLEHLSLRKEQLKRQLEDKEAELEEVRGAYSDSSERWQEKAELLTRLESQVKRMKENFDSKERLLLEERDKATQAHKAAVEKLHCVDDAFRRQLESLQAAHQADLLRMANEKQKKIEQANQKVFEVEEEMRQLLEETEANRRIMEEKMKRLTSVLKDFNT; encoded by the exons ATGGGGGAAAAGGAGCTCAGCCTTATTGATAGGAATGTATCAAG TTTACTAGATATTCCCTTGACTCCTACTGTCGCATCTCTTAATCTGCACTGCAATCACATCCCGAGGATTGAGGGTTTAACTTCAGCTTGGCACCTGCGGCATTTAGACCTTTCCTCCAATCGCATTTCTAAGATTGAGGGTCTGAGTTCCCTCACCTCCCTAAGGACTTTGAATTTGTCCGGCAACTTAATCGCCAAGGTAGAAG GACTGAATGGCCTTGTGAACCTAACAAAATTAAACCTGTCTTACAATCAGATAAATAACCTCACTG GCCTGCTGTATCTCCATGGCACGGAGTATATGCTGAAGCACCTCAGTCTCCATGGCAACCACCTAGACAGCATCGATCATCTCCTGCAGTGCCTGCTGGGATTACAAGGTTTAAGAGATGTCACTTTAAGCCAGGATGGAGGAGACAACCCTGTGTGTGGTTCACCTG GTTACTGGGAAATCGTAATGGAATCGCTGCCACAGATTTCTGTTTTGGATGGTTTGGACCGCCTGAGGCATCCATCATCTCCTGGTATAAGCAGTTTCTGTGACATTCCCGGCCTGGAGGACTATGTGGACTTCCTGCTCTCCTCTGACACAAGTCACAATGAAGCG GTTAAAGGTGTTGTCACCACACCCCGCATTGACCGGGTGCTCACTCAGTTTCGTCAGCAGATTGCCTTTGAAGCCGTCACAGATCCAGCCGCACAGCCAGTCACACAACCAGCCAGCCAAAGCTCCCAGCCTGTCGGGGCCACTGAGGCTGTTCCAACACACGCCATAAATGAAGAACGCGTCAGGAAACTGGAGCACCAGGTGTCCCAGCTCATCCAGCAG GCCCTTGCTCGTAAAAGAGTCTCCATGCATTCTGAGATGAAGTTCCATAAAGCAAAAAGGGACACAGACCGCACGTCGGAAAGCGAGTGTGACAGCGGAAAGGAAAACAGGAGGCGCACGAGGCTTCCCAAATGTCACAATATCGTTGCATCGAGCACAGCAACTCAGGAGAGCAAAAGCACTAGATCAGACAG cgaTCAGGAGAATCATAAACTGAGGACTACAAAGTCTGCTGTGgggctcaggaggaagagcggtGGTGCAGGGGCTGTGCAGGCAGCGGTGCAAACGAGGAAAGGGCCTTTGAGAGCAGCTAAGACCACAGGCGAGGTGAAGTCCATCCAGGAGGAGGAAACCTACAGG ACAATCGTGGAGGAGCGTGATCAGGAAAGGGAGAGACGCTGGAAGGCAGAACAAGCAGCGCGGAAGCTGACGGAGGAGCTGAAGGGTCTTCAGACAAGAGTGAGCGAGGAACAAGACCTTCAGAGCCTGGCTCTGCACACCACAGACAG ACTGAAAGAGTTGCTCCTGAAAGAGCGATCGGGGCGCTGTGAGGTGCAGGCTCGTGTTGAGGAGCTGGAAGGGAGGTGTCGGTCCCTAacccagcagctggaacagaccCGCAGTGGTGAAGAGCAACACAAAACTGCACTGCGTAGACTGGAGGAAAGCATCTCCCATGGGGATGCACTCAGGGCTCGCCAGCAGGCTGAAGAG ATGAAGCGGTACCAGGAGCTGGAGAACAAGGCAGCAGCTCTGAGGAGAGAGCTGGAGATCCAGAGAGCCTCAGTACGCCAGCACAAAGACAAACTGCAGCAGCTGCATGAACTGCTGGCATCCAGGGAACAAGAGCACAG AAAACAGCTGGAGTTGCGGTTACAGCCTGGTGGGGCAGATTTCTGCGAGGCAGTGGCAAAGGAGGTGTCATCAGTGGAGCAGAGACATAGCCAGAGGGAGGCAgagctgcaggagaaactgtCAGAAGGCAGAAAACAGTACGCCGCTCTAGAGGATGAGTTCCGCATGGCGTTAACCATCGAGGCTGCTCGCTTCTCTGAG gtGAAGGAGGCGTGTGATCACATGACTGCAGAGCTGATGGAGCTTAAGGGGACCCTCACTCAGTCCCAGCAGAGGGAGAAGAAGTCAGGCTCTCTGGTGCAGGAGCTCACATCGATGGTGAAAGAACAGAAGAGCCGCATCTCGGAGCTCATCAAAGCCAAAAAAGATGCTGTCACAGATCTCAAG AGCCGTCTGCATTCCTTGGAGGCAGAGGTGGAACGGGACCGGCGTCTCGACCTGCAGCTCGAGATGCACAAGAAAGAAAAGGCGCGGCTGTACTCTCAACTCACAGCTCAGGAATCTGTGATAGACGGTCTGAGGGCTGAGAGGAGGATCTGGGGTCAGGAGCTCGCTCAGCAAG GTGCATCATTGGCTCAGGATCGTGGACGTCTGGAGGCCAGGATAGAGGTGCTGACTGCTGAGTTGGAGGCTCAGAGGAAACGGAACGAGAGGGACCACGATGCCCTGAAAATCAAAGCCAAAATCATGGATGACCAGACAGAGACCATTCGCAAACTCAAAGAG TCCTTGCAGGAGCGTGACGACCAGATCCGTAAGCTGAGGGAGGAGGCTGTCCAGGCCCAGAAGAAGttccagcagcagctggaggaggaaacGGCCCAGCAAGCTGAGATGAAGGAGCAGCTGGAACATCTGAGCCTACGCAAGGAACAGCTGAAACGGCAGCTGGAAGACAAGGAGGCAGAGCTTGAGGAGGTCAGAGGAGCTTACAG TGATTCAAGTGAGAGGTGGCAGGAGAAGGCAGAGCTGCTCACTCGTCTGGAGAGCCAGGTGAAGCGTATGAAGGAGAATTTTGATTCCAAGGAGCGCCTGCTGCTGGAAGAAAGAGATAAAGCCACACAGGCACACAA AGCTGCAGTGGAGAAGTTGCACTGTGTGGACGATGCTTTTCGTCGACAACTGGAGTCTCTCCAGGCTGCACATCAGGCTGACCTGCTAAGGATGGCcaatgaaaagcaaaaaaagataGAACAAGCCAACCAGAAG GTATTTGAAGTGGAGGAGGAGATGCGTCAGCTGCTGGAGGAGACTGAAGCTAACAGAAGAATCATGGAGGAGAAAATGAAACGTCTCACCAGCGTACTGAAAGACTTTAacacatga
- the e2f5 gene encoding transcription factor E2F5 — protein MEFERTETVRSTPSRHEKSLGLLTMKFVSLLQEAKDGVLDLKVAADSLAVKQKRRIYDITNVLEGVGLIEKKNKNIIQWRGQNTSSQTQEMLEQVRVLKAQISELEAQEKELDNQKAWLEDNIKRINHDPVTGAYKFVTHEDICSAFSGDTLLAVVAPAGTQLEVPLPEMGKSGQKYQVNLRSPSAPIQVMLLNRDSGSRVPVVFPVPPTYDIYPMPTPPSTPASLQRFPLSMSACSTSHSTSSFCSQDSVCSDHQMVLPHHDEMLTPSSTPGDFQMGFHSQPAAVMEQHHMDLAGPEFQSVLDVSSLLKLGAAGEHMKDDREGDDDLIDELMSADGIDYSFNLDDNEGVCDLFDVQILNY, from the exons ATGGAGTTCGAGAGAACGGAGACTGTTCGCTCGACACCGAGTCGGCACGAAAAAAGTTTGGGGCTCCTCACCATGAAGTTCGTCAGTCTGCTACAAGAAGCTAAGGATGGCGTCCTTGATTTGAAAGTG GCTGCAGACAGCTTGGCGGTGAAGCAAAAGAGGAGGATTTATGACATCACAAATGTCCTGGAAGGTGTGGGGCTGATcgagaagaaaaacaagaatattaTCCAGTggag GGGGCAGAACACAAGCAGCCAAACTCAGGAGATGCTGGAGCAGGTCAGAGTGTTAAAGGCCCAAATCTCTGAGCTAGAAGCCCAAGAGAAAGAGCTAGACAACCAGAAGGCCTGGCTTGAGGACAACATTAAACGCATCAACCATGACCCCGTCACCGGCGC CTATAAATTTGTGACGCATGAAGACATCTGCAGCGCTTTCAGCGGAGACACTCTTTTAGCTGTTGTGGCTCCTGCAGGAACCCAGCTGGAGGTGCCACTTCCTGAAATG GGCAAGAGTGGTCAGAAGTATCAGGTGAACCTACGGAGCCCCTCAGCTCCCATCCAGGTTATGCTCCTCAACAGGGATTCAGGTTCCAGAGTACCTGTGGTTTTTCCTGTCCCACCCACCTACGACATCTATCCGATGCCAACTCCACCCAGCACCCCCGCCAGCCTGCAGAGGTTCCCCCTGTCGATGTCTGCATGCTCTACTTCCCACTCCACCTCTTCCTTCTGCAGCCAGGACTCTGTCTGCTCAGACCACCAGATGGTGCTGCCACACCACGATGAAATGCTGACGCCATCATCCACCCCTGGTGACTTTCAGATGG GTTTCCACAGTCAGCCAGCAGCAGTAATGGAGCAGCATCACATGGACCTGGCAGGCCCAGAGTTCCAGTCTGTGCTGGATGTTAGCAGCCTGCTGAAACTCGGTGCTGCTGGAGAGCACATGAAGGATGACAGAGAGG GAGATGATGACCTGATCGATGAGCTGATGTCTGCTGATG GTATAGACTACAGCTTCAATCTGGATGACAATGAGGGAGTGTGCGACCTGTTTGACGTGCAGATCCTCAATTACTGA
- the ackr4a gene encoding atypical chemokine receptor 4 isoform X2 encodes MNTLHPIIMDVFEEEDYIYHENISYDDYPTVCEKAEIRSFAAVFLPVMYSLCLVAGLAGNVLVVAIYAYHKRLKTMTDAFLSHLAVADLLLLVTLPFWAADAVRGWELGEAVCKVVSACYTVNFNCCMLLLACISLDRYLALARVRGREQRGRLLRVFTRRHCWKVCLAVWMTALLLGLPDLILSEVRLASSRNVCLAIYPTSMGRGGKAVLEVIEVLLGFLLPLLVMVICYWSVGRALKDLPVESRGKKWRALRVLLVVVGLFVVTQLPYNVLKVYRAMDSVYILVTHCGASKALDQAAQVTESLALTHCCLNPILYAFVGSSFRQHMMKVAKKFEEKRRRRNRRETPAEDEGMEMAYNTASQETNTFSI; translated from the coding sequence CTTCATCCGATCATCATGGATGTCTTTGAGGAAGAAGACTACATCTACCATGAAAATATCAGCTACGATGACTATCCCACCGTGTGCGAGAAGGCCGAGATCCGTTCTTTTGCGGCCGTCTTCCTCCCCGTCATGTACAGTCTGTGCCTGGTCGCAGGACTGGCAGGAAATGTTCTGGTCGTGGCCATCTATGCCTACCACAAACGCCTGAAAACCATGACTGACGCTTTTCTGAGCCACCTGGCTGTGGCCGACTTGCTGCTTCTCGTCACGCTGCCCTTCTGGGCCGCCGATGCTGTGAGGGGCTGGGAGCTGGGGGAGGCGGTCTGCAAGGTGGTGTCAGCCTGCTACACAGTGAACTTCAACTGCTGCATGTTGCTGCTGGCATGCATCAGCTTGGATCGTTACCTGGCACTAGCCAGAGTGCGGGGTAGAGAGCAAAGAGGGCGCCTGCTGAGGGTGTTCACCAGGAGGCACTGCTGGAAGGTCTGCTTAGCTGTTTGGATGACAGCTCTCCTTCTTGGCCTTCCTGATTTGATACTCTCAGAGGTGAGGTTGGCATCCAGTCGGAACGTCTGTCTGGCCATCTATCCTACATCTATGGGACGAGGTGGTAAAGCTGTGCTGGAGGTCATCGAGGTGCTGCTGGGATTCCTGCTTCCTCTCCTGGTCATGGTGATCTGCTACTGGAGCGTTGGACGAGCATTAAAGGACCTCCCTGTGGAGAGCAGAGGCAAGAAGTGGAGAGCTCTGCGGGTGCTCCTGGTAGTGGTGGGGCTGTTTGTTGTCACTCAGCTACCATACAACGTGCTGAAGGTGTATCGTGCCATGGATTCTGTGTACATTTTAGTGACCCACTGTGGGGCGAGCAAAGCGCTGGATCAGGCAGCTCAGGTGACAGAGAGCCTGgccctcactcactgctgcctCAACCCGATTCTCTACGCCTTCGTGGGCTCCTCCTTCAGGCAGCACATGATGAAAGTGGCCAAGAAGTttgaagagaagagaaggaggaggaacagaagaGAAACTCCTGCAGAGGACGAGGGGATGGAGATGGCATATAACACTGCGTCCCAAGAGACAAACACATTCTCAATATGA
- the ackr4a gene encoding atypical chemokine receptor 4 isoform X1 → MLTFMLHPIIMDVFEEEDYIYHENISYDDYPTVCEKAEIRSFAAVFLPVMYSLCLVAGLAGNVLVVAIYAYHKRLKTMTDAFLSHLAVADLLLLVTLPFWAADAVRGWELGEAVCKVVSACYTVNFNCCMLLLACISLDRYLALARVRGREQRGRLLRVFTRRHCWKVCLAVWMTALLLGLPDLILSEVRLASSRNVCLAIYPTSMGRGGKAVLEVIEVLLGFLLPLLVMVICYWSVGRALKDLPVESRGKKWRALRVLLVVVGLFVVTQLPYNVLKVYRAMDSVYILVTHCGASKALDQAAQVTESLALTHCCLNPILYAFVGSSFRQHMMKVAKKFEEKRRRRNRRETPAEDEGMEMAYNTASQETNTFSI, encoded by the coding sequence CTTCATCCGATCATCATGGATGTCTTTGAGGAAGAAGACTACATCTACCATGAAAATATCAGCTACGATGACTATCCCACCGTGTGCGAGAAGGCCGAGATCCGTTCTTTTGCGGCCGTCTTCCTCCCCGTCATGTACAGTCTGTGCCTGGTCGCAGGACTGGCAGGAAATGTTCTGGTCGTGGCCATCTATGCCTACCACAAACGCCTGAAAACCATGACTGACGCTTTTCTGAGCCACCTGGCTGTGGCCGACTTGCTGCTTCTCGTCACGCTGCCCTTCTGGGCCGCCGATGCTGTGAGGGGCTGGGAGCTGGGGGAGGCGGTCTGCAAGGTGGTGTCAGCCTGCTACACAGTGAACTTCAACTGCTGCATGTTGCTGCTGGCATGCATCAGCTTGGATCGTTACCTGGCACTAGCCAGAGTGCGGGGTAGAGAGCAAAGAGGGCGCCTGCTGAGGGTGTTCACCAGGAGGCACTGCTGGAAGGTCTGCTTAGCTGTTTGGATGACAGCTCTCCTTCTTGGCCTTCCTGATTTGATACTCTCAGAGGTGAGGTTGGCATCCAGTCGGAACGTCTGTCTGGCCATCTATCCTACATCTATGGGACGAGGTGGTAAAGCTGTGCTGGAGGTCATCGAGGTGCTGCTGGGATTCCTGCTTCCTCTCCTGGTCATGGTGATCTGCTACTGGAGCGTTGGACGAGCATTAAAGGACCTCCCTGTGGAGAGCAGAGGCAAGAAGTGGAGAGCTCTGCGGGTGCTCCTGGTAGTGGTGGGGCTGTTTGTTGTCACTCAGCTACCATACAACGTGCTGAAGGTGTATCGTGCCATGGATTCTGTGTACATTTTAGTGACCCACTGTGGGGCGAGCAAAGCGCTGGATCAGGCAGCTCAGGTGACAGAGAGCCTGgccctcactcactgctgcctCAACCCGATTCTCTACGCCTTCGTGGGCTCCTCCTTCAGGCAGCACATGATGAAAGTGGCCAAGAAGTttgaagagaagagaaggaggaggaacagaagaGAAACTCCTGCAGAGGACGAGGGGATGGAGATGGCATATAACACTGCGTCCCAAGAGACAAACACATTCTCAATATGA
- the ackr4a gene encoding atypical chemokine receptor 4 isoform X3 — protein MDVFEEEDYIYHENISYDDYPTVCEKAEIRSFAAVFLPVMYSLCLVAGLAGNVLVVAIYAYHKRLKTMTDAFLSHLAVADLLLLVTLPFWAADAVRGWELGEAVCKVVSACYTVNFNCCMLLLACISLDRYLALARVRGREQRGRLLRVFTRRHCWKVCLAVWMTALLLGLPDLILSEVRLASSRNVCLAIYPTSMGRGGKAVLEVIEVLLGFLLPLLVMVICYWSVGRALKDLPVESRGKKWRALRVLLVVVGLFVVTQLPYNVLKVYRAMDSVYILVTHCGASKALDQAAQVTESLALTHCCLNPILYAFVGSSFRQHMMKVAKKFEEKRRRRNRRETPAEDEGMEMAYNTASQETNTFSI, from the coding sequence ATGGATGTCTTTGAGGAAGAAGACTACATCTACCATGAAAATATCAGCTACGATGACTATCCCACCGTGTGCGAGAAGGCCGAGATCCGTTCTTTTGCGGCCGTCTTCCTCCCCGTCATGTACAGTCTGTGCCTGGTCGCAGGACTGGCAGGAAATGTTCTGGTCGTGGCCATCTATGCCTACCACAAACGCCTGAAAACCATGACTGACGCTTTTCTGAGCCACCTGGCTGTGGCCGACTTGCTGCTTCTCGTCACGCTGCCCTTCTGGGCCGCCGATGCTGTGAGGGGCTGGGAGCTGGGGGAGGCGGTCTGCAAGGTGGTGTCAGCCTGCTACACAGTGAACTTCAACTGCTGCATGTTGCTGCTGGCATGCATCAGCTTGGATCGTTACCTGGCACTAGCCAGAGTGCGGGGTAGAGAGCAAAGAGGGCGCCTGCTGAGGGTGTTCACCAGGAGGCACTGCTGGAAGGTCTGCTTAGCTGTTTGGATGACAGCTCTCCTTCTTGGCCTTCCTGATTTGATACTCTCAGAGGTGAGGTTGGCATCCAGTCGGAACGTCTGTCTGGCCATCTATCCTACATCTATGGGACGAGGTGGTAAAGCTGTGCTGGAGGTCATCGAGGTGCTGCTGGGATTCCTGCTTCCTCTCCTGGTCATGGTGATCTGCTACTGGAGCGTTGGACGAGCATTAAAGGACCTCCCTGTGGAGAGCAGAGGCAAGAAGTGGAGAGCTCTGCGGGTGCTCCTGGTAGTGGTGGGGCTGTTTGTTGTCACTCAGCTACCATACAACGTGCTGAAGGTGTATCGTGCCATGGATTCTGTGTACATTTTAGTGACCCACTGTGGGGCGAGCAAAGCGCTGGATCAGGCAGCTCAGGTGACAGAGAGCCTGgccctcactcactgctgcctCAACCCGATTCTCTACGCCTTCGTGGGCTCCTCCTTCAGGCAGCACATGATGAAAGTGGCCAAGAAGTttgaagagaagagaaggaggaggaacagaagaGAAACTCCTGCAGAGGACGAGGGGATGGAGATGGCATATAACACTGCGTCCCAAGAGACAAACACATTCTCAATATGA